In Burkholderia sp. WP9, a genomic segment contains:
- a CDS encoding nucleoside hydrolase, translating to MLAGAAGSASASAAADTANGASSSAGLQAGTRRSVIIDCDPGQDDAIAILFALGASERLDVRAITTVAGNVPLDLTERNARIVRDWAERTHSLPIYAGCPRPLTRELITAANVHGKTGLEGVPLHEPLAPLAPQHAVAFLIDTLRAAPPHSVTLCALGPLTNLATALTEAPEIRNGIREIVLMGGAFFERGNITPAAEFNIYVDPQAAQIVFASGVPIVVLPRDVAVKAPITPARIAPIRALGNRCGTMAADIMAAEVAYQKGRRGIESAPMYDPCATGYLIEPSLFKGREVNVMIETVGEWTLGETVVDWSGHSGRKPNATWITEVDADGFYAALRARLATLP from the coding sequence ATGCTAGCGGGCGCGGCGGGTTCCGCGAGCGCATCCGCTGCGGCCGATACGGCGAACGGCGCGTCGTCCAGCGCCGGATTGCAGGCCGGCACGCGACGCAGCGTGATTATCGATTGCGATCCGGGCCAGGACGACGCGATTGCGATTCTGTTCGCGCTCGGCGCGAGCGAGCGTCTCGACGTGCGCGCGATCACGACAGTGGCGGGCAACGTGCCGCTCGATCTCACCGAACGCAATGCGCGTATCGTGCGCGACTGGGCCGAGCGCACGCATTCGCTGCCGATTTACGCGGGCTGCCCGCGGCCGCTCACGCGCGAACTGATCACCGCCGCCAACGTGCATGGCAAAACCGGACTCGAAGGCGTGCCGCTGCATGAGCCGCTTGCACCGCTCGCGCCGCAACATGCGGTCGCCTTTCTGATCGACACGCTGCGCGCAGCACCGCCGCACAGCGTGACACTCTGCGCGCTCGGACCGCTGACCAATCTCGCCACCGCGCTCACGGAGGCGCCGGAGATTCGCAACGGCATCCGCGAAATCGTGCTGATGGGTGGCGCTTTTTTCGAGCGCGGCAACATTACGCCTGCCGCCGAGTTCAACATCTACGTCGATCCGCAGGCCGCGCAAATCGTGTTCGCGAGCGGCGTGCCGATCGTGGTGCTGCCGCGCGACGTGGCCGTGAAAGCGCCGATCACGCCGGCGCGCATCGCGCCGATCCGCGCGCTCGGCAATCGCTGCGGCACCATGGCCGCCGACATCATGGCCGCCGAAGTGGCCTATCAGAAAGGCCGACGCGGTATCGAATCCGCGCCGATGTACGACCCTTGCGCGACCGGCTACCTGATCGAGCCGTCCCTGTTCAAGGGACGCGAAGTCAACGTAATGATCGAAACGGTGGGCGAATGGACGCTCGGCGAAACCGTCGTGGACTGGAGCGGCCACAGCGGCCGCAAGCCGAACGCGACGTGGATCACCGAGGTCGACGCGGACGGCTTCTATGCGGCGCTGCGGGCGCGGCTCGCCACGCTGCCGTGA
- a CDS encoding NCS2 family permease gives MSLANGGWLGRRFALGARKTSVRVETIAGITSFLAAAYLLVVIPSLLAAGGMDRGAATTATILVFVLSTVLMALYANLPFLVGPGIGGSVILGITLAGEHVAWQTGLGIAFVSGVLFLILTLVGARSLVVRLIPAQIKLGLGASIGLFIAVLGFRNAGMVIANAKTNALALGDFSRPGTLVALVGLGAAVVLQGRRVPGAILWAILIAAATGVPLGVTHMPASFLSWPHSIAPIAFKLDIAGALSVASIPYLFVFFAAEFFSTLGTTLAVGAKADLLDENANLPNINRPFLVDSIAATLGPVFGIPALTALVESAAGVEAGGRSGLSSLAAAAMFALMLLFVPVALAIPKEATAPALILIGLSMFSTIRHTHFDDFTDSLPVLSMVLLTLMSNSFGTGIAGGLLCYVLVKLLAGRFREVPWGLYVLAVPLGYYFYTVVKPH, from the coding sequence ATGTCGCTTGCAAACGGTGGCTGGCTCGGGCGGCGTTTCGCGCTCGGCGCGCGCAAGACCAGCGTGCGGGTCGAGACGATCGCGGGCATCACCTCGTTTCTCGCGGCCGCGTACTTGCTGGTGGTGATTCCGTCACTGCTCGCCGCGGGCGGCATGGATCGCGGCGCGGCCACCACCGCGACGATCCTCGTATTCGTGCTGAGCACGGTGCTGATGGCGCTGTACGCGAACTTGCCGTTTCTGGTCGGACCGGGTATCGGCGGCTCGGTGATTCTCGGCATTACGCTCGCGGGCGAACATGTCGCGTGGCAAACGGGGCTCGGCATCGCGTTCGTCTCCGGCGTGCTGTTTCTGATCCTGACGCTGGTGGGTGCACGCAGTCTGGTGGTGCGGCTGATTCCGGCGCAGATCAAACTCGGGCTCGGCGCATCGATTGGTTTGTTCATCGCGGTGCTCGGCTTTCGCAATGCGGGCATGGTGATCGCCAACGCGAAGACCAATGCGCTCGCGCTCGGCGACTTTTCGCGGCCAGGCACACTCGTCGCGCTGGTCGGACTCGGCGCGGCAGTCGTTCTGCAAGGACGCCGCGTGCCCGGCGCCATTCTGTGGGCGATCCTGATCGCGGCCGCCACGGGCGTGCCGCTCGGCGTCACGCATATGCCAGCGTCGTTTCTGTCGTGGCCGCACAGTATCGCGCCGATCGCGTTCAAACTCGATATCGCCGGCGCGCTGAGCGTCGCGTCCATTCCGTATCTGTTCGTATTCTTCGCAGCCGAATTCTTTTCCACGCTCGGCACCACGCTCGCCGTCGGCGCCAAAGCGGATCTGCTCGACGAAAACGCCAATCTGCCCAATATCAACCGGCCGTTTCTGGTCGATTCGATTGCCGCGACGCTCGGCCCCGTATTCGGCATTCCGGCGCTCACCGCGTTGGTGGAATCGGCGGCGGGTGTGGAAGCGGGTGGCCGCTCCGGCCTGTCGTCGCTCGCCGCGGCCGCCATGTTCGCGCTGATGCTGCTGTTCGTGCCGGTCGCGCTGGCGATTCCGAAAGAAGCGACCGCGCCCGCGTTGATCCTGATCGGCCTGTCGATGTTCAGCACGATCCGCCACACGCATTTCGACGACTTCACCGACTCCCTGCCGGTACTCTCCATGGTGCTGCTCACGCTGATGTCGAACAGCTTCGGCACCGGCATTGCAGGCGGCCTGCTCTGCTACGTCCTTGTCAAACTGCTCGCGGGACGTTTCCGCGAAGTGCCGTGGGGCCTGTATGTGCTGGCCGTGCCGCTCGGCTACTACTTCTATACCGTGGTCAAGCCGCACTGA
- a CDS encoding LysR family transcriptional regulator produces the protein MTDRSSLLPALTLRQIQYFVTLAHARSFTQAAQSLALTQPALTAAIRQIEFLLGGPLFARSAHRLTLTHAGASVLPLAERLLNQARGTFDDMASTFAERVQTVRIGLIPSAAARLLPALCALRAQQPSLRFTLNDMPNTALLDAVRQGAADFGIGVHEPDASSPDDDAAALRYQDLFEDQIVVVVRRDDPLAQKKSLAWSKLVGRDLAAFVRGSVSEALQRTGGAEGLQLNVAYRVEYTEPLYELVRNRLAIAVLPSLYTMHLHDAELVALRLDKPRVSRSIALISLAGDDRGPHVRACREWIAAHI, from the coding sequence ATGACCGACCGTTCTTCCCTGCTGCCCGCGCTCACGCTGCGGCAAATCCAGTACTTCGTCACGCTAGCGCATGCCCGCAGCTTCACGCAGGCCGCGCAGTCGCTCGCGTTGACGCAACCCGCGCTGACCGCGGCGATCCGGCAGATCGAATTCCTGCTCGGCGGGCCCTTGTTCGCGCGTTCCGCGCATCGGCTGACATTGACCCATGCCGGCGCGAGCGTCCTGCCGCTCGCGGAACGCCTGCTCAACCAGGCGCGCGGCACTTTCGACGACATGGCCAGCACCTTCGCCGAACGCGTGCAGACGGTGCGTATCGGACTGATTCCCTCGGCCGCGGCGCGCTTGCTGCCCGCGCTCTGCGCGTTGCGTGCGCAGCAACCGTCGCTGCGCTTCACGTTGAACGATATGCCGAACACCGCGTTGCTCGACGCCGTGCGCCAGGGCGCGGCCGATTTCGGCATCGGCGTGCACGAGCCCGATGCGTCCAGCCCGGACGACGACGCCGCCGCACTGCGCTACCAGGATCTGTTCGAGGATCAGATCGTCGTGGTGGTGCGGCGCGACGACCCGCTCGCGCAGAAGAAGAGCCTCGCGTGGTCGAAGCTGGTCGGCCGCGATCTCGCCGCATTCGTGCGCGGCAGCGTGAGCGAGGCGTTGCAGCGCACCGGTGGCGCGGAAGGTTTGCAACTGAACGTCGCGTACCGCGTCGAGTACACCGAGCCGTTGTACGAACTGGTGCGCAACCGCCTCGCGATCGCCGTGCTGCCGAGCCTCTACACGATGCATCTGCACGACGCGGAACTGGTCGCGTTGCGGCTCGACAAGCCGCGCGTGAGCCGTTCGATCGCGCTGATCTCGCTCGCCGGCGACGATCGCGGCCCGCATGTGCGAGCGTGTCGCGAGTGGATCGCCGCGCATATCTGA